Proteins from a genomic interval of Niabella soli DSM 19437:
- a CDS encoding RagB/SusD family nutrient uptake outer membrane protein: MLKNISIYLFLLTVAFGASNCSKKSLDQFPLDQISGQTYWNTEQDLQLYNNAVYPLYIVGFGTGFGDATLQPWGVTQAQIVYGDQITDNAAPLNYSTVAANQFIGYTKDGSGSDGWNFSNIRTLNYFLDNYQKAQLTDSIKHIYAGEIYFFKAWDYFEKVKLFGDVPWITHVLSTNSPELQAPRTPRAQVMDSVTALLDKAIAWLPAKGTTGWTDRLNKDAALHLKARIGLHEGTFRKYHGIADYQKFLTMAVQACETLMSSGHYSIYKYPSVADPYNQQFGQYTYANNPEIILWKQYSADVQLGVAFSRYFAQNLRAQFGVTRNLVDEYLCTDGNPISTSPLYNSANRGLITKEFANRDPRLAQTVAQYGTYELANTSIQGANNAPYPNLPGLSGNKCPTGYRLAKWFLNDPADWNRITNGMQACPIFRYAETLLIYAEAKAELNQCDQGVLDNTINKLRDRVGMPHLMIGTLPADPELDAAYTQYCDYTPSPLLREIRRERRVELAFENTRWDDLMRWKAGKFLNIPVLGMKFVQTEYPKLTPGKDLYVNETGYIEPYQKTMPGRNRVFDDRQYYFPIPIEDLTLNPNLVQNPGWLSK; the protein is encoded by the coding sequence ATGTTAAAAAATATATCGATATACCTTTTTTTACTTACTGTGGCATTTGGTGCCAGCAATTGCAGTAAGAAATCGCTGGACCAGTTTCCACTGGACCAGATCAGCGGACAAACCTATTGGAATACAGAGCAGGATTTACAATTGTATAATAATGCGGTTTACCCGTTATATATAGTGGGATTTGGAACCGGCTTTGGGGATGCTACCCTACAGCCCTGGGGCGTAACGCAGGCGCAGATCGTATACGGCGACCAGATAACCGATAACGCCGCTCCGCTTAATTATTCCACCGTTGCAGCCAACCAATTTATCGGGTATACAAAAGATGGGAGCGGCTCCGACGGATGGAATTTTAGCAACATCAGGACGCTGAATTACTTTTTGGATAACTATCAAAAAGCGCAGCTCACAGACAGCATCAAACACATCTATGCCGGTGAGATCTATTTCTTTAAAGCGTGGGATTATTTTGAAAAAGTAAAATTGTTTGGTGATGTGCCGTGGATTACGCACGTATTGAGCACCAATTCACCGGAATTGCAAGCCCCACGCACGCCACGTGCCCAGGTAATGGATTCCGTAACGGCGCTGCTGGATAAAGCCATAGCGTGGTTACCCGCGAAAGGCACCACGGGGTGGACCGATCGGCTTAATAAAGATGCTGCCCTTCATTTAAAAGCGCGGATCGGGTTGCATGAAGGCACGTTTAGAAAATACCATGGTATTGCCGACTACCAGAAATTTTTAACCATGGCGGTTCAGGCCTGTGAGACATTAATGAGCAGCGGGCATTATTCCATCTATAAATACCCTTCCGTTGCCGATCCGTATAACCAGCAATTTGGACAATATACGTATGCTAATAACCCCGAAATTATTCTATGGAAACAATATTCAGCCGACGTGCAGTTGGGGGTGGCCTTCAGCAGGTATTTTGCACAGAACCTTCGTGCCCAGTTTGGTGTAACCCGGAACCTGGTGGATGAATATTTGTGCACCGATGGCAACCCCATAAGCACCAGCCCGCTGTACAATAGCGCCAATCGCGGTTTGATCACAAAAGAATTTGCGAACCGGGATCCCCGGCTGGCGCAGACCGTTGCGCAATACGGCACTTATGAATTGGCAAATACCTCTATCCAGGGAGCTAATAATGCACCCTATCCGAATCTTCCCGGCTTATCCGGAAATAAATGTCCGACTGGTTACCGGTTAGCAAAATGGTTTTTAAATGACCCTGCGGACTGGAACCGGATCACCAATGGCATGCAGGCCTGCCCCATCTTCCGTTATGCAGAAACATTATTGATCTATGCGGAAGCGAAGGCAGAATTAAACCAATGCGACCAGGGGGTGCTGGATAATACCATTAATAAATTAAGGGACCGGGTAGGCATGCCGCATTTGATGATCGGCACCCTACCTGCCGATCCGGAATTGGACGCCGCTTATACTCAATACTGCGATTATACACCATCGCCCCTGCTGCGGGAAATAAGAAGAGAGCGCCGGGTGGAACTGGCTTTTGAAAACACCCGCTGGGATGACCTGATGCGGTGGAAGGCCGGCAAATTTTTGAATATTCCTGTGCTGGGAATGAAATTTGTGCAGACAGAATATCCGAAATTAACGCCTGGTAAGGATCTGTATGTAAATGAAACCGGTTATATAGAACCCTATCAGAAAACAATGCCCGGCCGTAACAGGGTTTTTGACGACCGGCAGTATTATTTCCCCATCCCGATAGAAGACCTTACGCTGAACCCGAACCTGGTACAAAACCCCGGTTGGTTAAGTAAGTAG
- a CDS encoding TonB-dependent receptor: MKLSALLLFVSITQVYATGYGQERFSLNKHNISVQEAIKEIEHITNYSIFYRVDQIDLNKKVDIAVTNVPIAVIMEKLLNGQSLTSRVINNTIVIRSQQHVVTGVVTDSATGKPLVGVTVQEKQTVNTAVTDGSGQYSIQVASDNAVLEFTSIGYKSYSVVVGSKEKIDVVLSSIPQALDEVVVVGYGTQRKANLTGSVYQVGSKELANRPVNNIGQALQGLVPNLNVTNNDGAPNSMPAFNIRGGTSYAKDPNDGKWKVSNGSPYILVDGVEMDINLLNPEDIESISVLSDASSSAIYGARAAFGVILVTTKKGKFNQKANVTYSNMFQWNSPTARPDMLNSTQVQQALINAYGLVGQSAPAKELQRLDSIKAYAADPAHHNPYYMDGNSIIWNGNVNPYQLGVRNSTPSQKHNLTISGGGEKNSYYASLGVLDQNGVYAFNTDKFRRYNFMLNVSSKVTDWFRVDFKSNYTRETYSRPVNPGGKGGWWRAMSQEPARNVFMPLTTPGNAPIPNNYTGNILSYMAYGSNNRDDNSILLLTASPTLTPLKNWNIKADISYRAEFDQNKTVVPLLQKVETDWNPADMTTDYTNPSYISKDAANGYHYTINAYTDYTLKLNNHNLYGLVGFNQEQDKSADLNATGNGIVNNNVPVINLTSGQKVPADAESAWATQGLFYRFTYDYKGKYLLQSNGRYDMSSKFPSDRRGKLFPGVSVGWRVSQEDFMNGISNVLTDFKLRASYASLGNQNVRNYLYIPTYVTQTQVNQLFGGIRPVGITPPGLIDPNITWETATTADIGFDATFIKKLTVNFSWYNRKTTDILSDGAKYPAVLGAAAPTQNSGTLQSRGFDLKVDWHDVSSYGLTYNLSLALSNYKTTVLNYKGNPNLLLSTLYNGMVAGDIWGYQTVGIYQNQAEIDQGPNQRLITPGIIRPGDVHFKDLDGNDTISNGQNTLLNHGDQKVIGNSTPKYAFSLNSFLSYKNFDLNIYLQGVGKRDYYIGDNLFWGAIANGSITTASGGIGTEQVYNNSWTPDRPNALYPAYKGGQIGNITTQTRFLFNAAYLRLKNLSIGYTLPRAWAQRIAMQKLRISASGYNLLTFSGIPKYFDPETLSANYPIQKSVALSLQVTF, translated from the coding sequence ATGAAATTAAGTGCACTGCTGCTTTTTGTTAGTATTACCCAGGTTTATGCCACCGGTTACGGGCAGGAACGGTTTTCACTTAATAAGCATAATATAAGTGTACAGGAGGCAATTAAAGAAATTGAGCATATCACTAATTACTCCATTTTTTATCGGGTGGATCAGATCGATCTGAATAAGAAAGTGGATATTGCGGTTACCAATGTGCCCATTGCTGTTATTATGGAAAAGTTGCTGAACGGGCAATCTTTGACCAGCAGGGTGATTAACAATACCATTGTGATCCGTTCCCAGCAACATGTGGTAACAGGCGTGGTAACCGATTCCGCAACAGGAAAGCCTTTGGTGGGCGTTACGGTTCAGGAAAAGCAAACGGTTAATACTGCTGTTACGGACGGGAGTGGGCAATATTCGATCCAGGTTGCCAGTGACAATGCCGTTTTGGAGTTTACGAGCATTGGCTATAAATCCTATTCCGTTGTAGTAGGTAGTAAAGAAAAGATCGATGTGGTATTGAGCTCGATTCCGCAAGCTCTTGACGAAGTGGTTGTGGTGGGTTATGGTACACAACGCAAAGCTAATTTGACCGGGTCTGTATACCAGGTTGGATCCAAGGAACTGGCTAACCGGCCCGTAAATAATATCGGCCAGGCCTTACAGGGATTGGTGCCCAATTTGAATGTAACCAATAATGACGGCGCCCCCAATTCAATGCCCGCGTTTAACATAAGAGGCGGAACTTCTTACGCAAAAGATCCTAACGACGGTAAATGGAAAGTATCCAATGGAAGCCCTTATATATTGGTGGATGGGGTAGAAATGGATATTAACCTGTTGAACCCCGAGGATATAGAGAGTATTTCTGTTTTGAGCGATGCCTCTTCCTCGGCTATTTACGGGGCACGCGCCGCCTTTGGTGTGATACTGGTTACCACTAAGAAAGGTAAGTTTAATCAAAAAGCCAATGTTACCTATTCCAATATGTTCCAATGGAACAGCCCCACTGCCCGGCCTGACATGTTAAATTCAACACAGGTGCAGCAGGCCCTTATCAATGCATATGGCCTGGTGGGGCAGTCGGCGCCCGCTAAAGAACTGCAGCGCCTCGATAGTATTAAAGCCTATGCAGCGGATCCCGCCCACCATAATCCTTATTATATGGATGGCAATTCCATCATCTGGAATGGGAATGTTAACCCTTACCAGTTAGGCGTGCGTAACTCAACACCTTCGCAAAAGCATAATCTGACTATTTCGGGTGGAGGGGAAAAGAACTCTTATTACGCATCGCTGGGCGTGCTGGATCAGAATGGCGTATATGCGTTCAATACCGATAAGTTCAGGAGGTATAATTTTATGCTGAATGTTTCCTCAAAAGTGACCGATTGGTTCCGGGTTGATTTTAAATCAAATTACACCAGGGAAACGTATTCACGGCCGGTGAACCCCGGTGGTAAAGGCGGCTGGTGGCGCGCCATGTCGCAGGAACCGGCGCGCAATGTATTTATGCCGCTCACCACTCCAGGCAATGCGCCCATCCCCAATAATTACACGGGCAATATATTGTCTTATATGGCTTATGGGTCCAACAACCGCGATGATAATTCTATTTTGCTGTTGACGGCATCTCCAACGCTTACTCCTTTAAAAAACTGGAATATTAAGGCCGACATTTCATACAGGGCAGAGTTTGATCAGAACAAGACGGTTGTTCCATTGCTGCAAAAAGTGGAAACCGACTGGAATCCTGCTGATATGACTACGGATTATACCAATCCGAGTTATATTTCCAAGGATGCAGCGAACGGGTATCATTATACCATTAATGCATATACGGATTATACGCTGAAGCTCAATAATCATAACCTTTACGGGCTGGTGGGCTTTAACCAGGAACAGGATAAATCGGCAGATCTGAACGCTACCGGAAATGGTATTGTTAATAATAATGTGCCGGTTATTAATCTTACTTCCGGACAAAAAGTGCCGGCCGATGCGGAATCGGCGTGGGCAACACAAGGCCTGTTTTATCGCTTCACTTATGATTATAAGGGAAAATATCTGTTGCAGTCGAATGGCCGTTATGATATGTCTTCAAAATTTCCTTCGGACAGGAGAGGTAAGTTATTTCCGGGTGTTTCCGTTGGATGGAGGGTATCGCAGGAGGATTTCATGAACGGCATCAGCAATGTGCTTACGGATTTTAAACTGAGGGCAAGTTATGCCAGTCTGGGAAACCAAAATGTGCGGAACTATTTATACATTCCTACTTACGTAACCCAAACCCAGGTGAACCAATTATTTGGCGGGATAAGGCCTGTAGGTATTACGCCGCCCGGCCTGATAGATCCCAATATTACCTGGGAAACAGCCACCACTGCTGATATAGGTTTTGATGCAACATTTATAAAAAAGCTTACGGTTAACTTTTCCTGGTATAACCGCAAAACAACAGATATTCTTTCCGATGGGGCAAAATATCCTGCAGTATTAGGCGCTGCGGCTCCTACACAAAATTCCGGAACGCTGCAATCGAGGGGTTTCGATCTGAAGGTGGACTGGCATGATGTAAGCTCGTACGGGCTTACGTACAATCTCTCCCTGGCCTTGTCAAATTATAAGACAACCGTTCTGAATTACAAAGGGAATCCGAACCTGCTGTTGAGCACATTATATAATGGAATGGTAGCAGGAGATATCTGGGGATATCAAACGGTAGGGATCTACCAAAACCAGGCGGAGATTGATCAGGGACCGAATCAAAGGTTGATAACGCCCGGCATTATCCGCCCCGGGGATGTGCATTTTAAAGACCTGGATGGCAATGATACGATCAGTAATGGCCAGAATACCTTGCTGAATCACGGAGATCAGAAAGTGATTGGGAATTCCACTCCGAAATATGCGTTCAGCCTGAACAGCTTTCTTAGTTACAAAAATTTTGACCTGAATATTTACCTGCAGGGTGTTGGTAAACGGGATTATTATATTGGCGATAACTTATTCTGGGGCGCTATCGCCAATGGCAGCATCACCACTGCATCGGGAGGTATTGGAACCGAGCAGGTGTATAACAATTCCTGGACGCCCGACCGGCCCAATGCCTTGTACCCGGCATATAAAGGCGGACAAATCGGCAACATAACCACCCAGACAAGATTTTTGTTTAACGCTGCCTATCTGCGTTTAAAGAACCTGTCCATAGGGTACACGCTGCCGCGGGCATGGGCGCAGCGTATCGCCATGCAGAAACTGCGGATCAGCGCATCGGGTTATAACCTGCTTACGTTTAGCGGGATCCCCAAGTACTTTGATCCGGAAACGCTTTCAGCAAACTATCCTATTCAAAAATCAGTAGCGTTAAGTCTACAGGTTACGTTTTAA